A genome region from Akkermansiaceae bacterium includes the following:
- a CDS encoding PD40 domain-containing protein, whose product MAFLLTAFSAGRTAVNAMAWPALSPDGGTLAFEWLDDIWLAPSAGGEAVRLTTDPARDSYPKFTPDGKRVVFTSERSGSQQIHSVKTDGSDARRHSANTEGCMLNDISPDGTFAIARGERESSGYRPFRLLRISLLEPTRETMLFDATAHSAAVSGDGMRYLFCRGGEQPFRYGYRGARASQIHLFDAKDGSFRELVAGDWEARTPLWHPDGKGFYYLSNETGTFNIRFFEPGGGASRQITFFKEDSVVNPALSADGKTMVFRAGKGVYRFFPESGKAPEEIDLFATEKLPSRFIRKLKVSGTSSTAFARDGKSVVFSSAGDLWTMSAGAEQAVRLTETDASDERDPLLSRDGSTLFFLRDDGLRAEVCSASLAMDVITVLSSSERSKRSLRLSPDGSMLSWIEATGDLVTLPVAGGEEKTVMPCWDSPTYDWSPDGKWLVVAAKDIHSNRDIWIVPADGSEQAHNLTAHPAFDGSPRWSPDGSRIVILSRRDADEMARMWVFDAAGKLIKGEADFATLADSLRPVDTDVSEPTRLVWAPDSRSVLFQSRDTADKTVYAQPIGGGEVREYADFRGIPAGIADNGAMFWRLDRVPTVCFGRVREAEFRFGLSVSQDRGALMRLGFRRIWRTISERFYDEAMNGRDWPAMLARYEDAAAASRNSRQFDRVVGELLGELNASHLTFLTKPWGVKSVPESPRKPTAHPGILFSQSLEGRLVVAGTVPGSPISRLDYPPRAGESILRIGGKAVDARSPLEGFFNGAEGVSLPIVVADEAGAERAMELVPVSYGEIRSLDRAAKILAAEEAAGKQGITYLPFRRMKSEDLRELAVEVYRASLVSEGLILDLRDNAGGRVADELLGIFCQPAHTFTVPRGGPRGYPVDRRISPSWDGPMVVLCNGNTFSNAEIFCHAFKRLGRGTLVGQPTNGGVISAVPVSIPDMGELQVPFRGWFDSKSGRDLELNGAVPDVLVPLGPDDQAAGRDTQLSAAISVLSKDIAGRPAPVDAKIKRSGE is encoded by the coding sequence ATGGCTTTTCTCCTCACGGCATTCTCCGCCGGAAGGACTGCGGTGAATGCGATGGCGTGGCCCGCGCTCTCGCCGGACGGCGGGACGCTGGCCTTCGAGTGGCTGGATGATATCTGGCTCGCGCCATCGGCGGGCGGGGAAGCGGTGCGGCTGACGACGGATCCCGCCCGCGATTCCTATCCGAAGTTCACCCCGGACGGGAAACGTGTCGTTTTCACCTCCGAGCGCAGCGGCAGCCAGCAGATCCATTCCGTGAAAACGGATGGCAGCGATGCGCGCAGGCACAGCGCCAACACCGAGGGCTGCATGCTCAACGACATTTCGCCGGACGGCACCTTTGCAATCGCCCGGGGCGAGCGGGAAAGCTCCGGATACCGCCCGTTCCGGTTGCTGAGGATCAGTCTTCTGGAGCCGACCCGGGAGACCATGCTCTTCGATGCGACGGCGCATTCCGCCGCGGTTTCTGGGGATGGCATGCGCTATCTCTTCTGCCGGGGAGGGGAGCAGCCGTTCCGCTACGGCTACAGGGGTGCAAGGGCTTCGCAGATCCACCTCTTTGATGCGAAGGACGGTAGCTTCCGCGAGCTGGTGGCCGGGGATTGGGAAGCGCGCACGCCGCTGTGGCATCCGGATGGCAAGGGCTTTTACTATCTCTCCAACGAGACCGGGACATTCAACATACGCTTTTTCGAACCGGGCGGGGGAGCATCCAGGCAGATCACTTTTTTCAAGGAAGATTCCGTTGTGAACCCAGCGCTCTCCGCCGATGGGAAGACGATGGTTTTCCGCGCGGGTAAGGGCGTGTACCGGTTTTTCCCGGAATCCGGCAAGGCGCCGGAGGAGATCGACCTTTTTGCCACGGAGAAATTGCCATCCCGTTTCATCCGCAAGCTGAAAGTCAGCGGCACATCATCCACCGCCTTCGCGCGGGATGGGAAATCGGTCGTTTTCTCCTCGGCGGGCGATCTCTGGACGATGTCCGCCGGTGCGGAGCAGGCGGTGCGCCTCACCGAAACGGATGCCAGCGACGAGCGAGATCCGCTGCTTTCCCGGGATGGTTCCACGCTGTTTTTCCTGAGGGACGACGGTCTCCGCGCCGAGGTCTGCTCCGCCTCTCTTGCGATGGATGTGATCACGGTCTTGTCTTCCTCAGAGCGCTCAAAACGCAGCCTTAGGCTCAGTCCTGACGGCTCCATGCTCTCGTGGATCGAGGCAACGGGGGATCTTGTCACCTTGCCCGTTGCCGGTGGCGAGGAGAAGACCGTGATGCCATGCTGGGACTCGCCGACCTATGATTGGTCCCCGGACGGGAAATGGCTCGTCGTCGCGGCCAAGGACATTCACTCGAACCGCGATATCTGGATCGTGCCTGCGGACGGATCGGAACAAGCCCACAATCTGACAGCGCATCCCGCCTTTGATGGGTCGCCGAGATGGTCGCCGGACGGGAGCAGGATCGTGATTCTCTCGCGGCGCGATGCGGATGAAATGGCAAGGATGTGGGTTTTCGATGCCGCCGGAAAGCTGATCAAGGGCGAGGCGGATTTCGCCACGCTCGCGGATTCCCTGCGGCCCGTCGATACGGATGTCAGCGAGCCGACCCGTCTTGTCTGGGCGCCCGATTCCCGGTCTGTGCTTTTCCAGAGCCGGGACACCGCGGACAAGACGGTCTATGCCCAGCCCATCGGCGGCGGCGAGGTTAGGGAGTATGCGGATTTCCGGGGGATTCCGGCGGGCATTGCGGATAACGGGGCGATGTTCTGGCGACTGGATCGCGTGCCCACGGTTTGCTTCGGGCGCGTCAGGGAGGCGGAGTTCCGCTTCGGGTTATCCGTCAGCCAGGATCGCGGCGCACTCATGAGGCTGGGCTTTCGGCGCATTTGGAGGACGATTTCCGAGCGTTTCTACGATGAGGCGATGAACGGCAGGGACTGGCCCGCCATGCTGGCGAGGTATGAGGATGCCGCGGCCGCATCCCGGAATTCACGTCAGTTTGACCGCGTGGTTGGGGAACTGCTCGGGGAGCTCAACGCATCGCACCTCACTTTCCTCACCAAGCCGTGGGGTGTGAAATCGGTTCCGGAATCCCCGCGCAAGCCCACCGCCCATCCGGGCATCCTATTTTCCCAGAGCCTGGAGGGGCGGCTGGTGGTTGCCGGGACGGTGCCGGGCTCGCCGATTTCACGGCTGGACTATCCGCCGCGGGCGGGTGAGTCCATCCTCCGCATCGGCGGCAAGGCGGTGGATGCGCGCTCTCCTCTGGAGGGTTTCTTCAACGGGGCGGAAGGGGTGTCCCTGCCCATCGTCGTCGCGGATGAGGCGGGTGCGGAAAGGGCGATGGAACTGGTCCCCGTGAGCTACGGGGAAATCCGCAGCCTAGATCGTGCGGCCAAGATCTTGGCAGCGGAGGAGGCTGCGGGGAAGCAAGGCATCACCTACCTCCCTTTCCGCAGGATGAAATCCGAAGACCTGCGCGAGCTTGCGGTGGAGGTCTACAGGGCGTCCCTCGTTTCCGAAGGGCTGATCCTCGATCTGCGGGACAACGCGGGCGGGCGCGTGGCGGATGAGTTGCTGGGCATTTTCTGCCAGCCTGCGCACACCTTCACGGTGCCGCGCGGGGGCCCCCGCGGCTACCCGGTGGATCGTCGCATCAGCCCCTCTTGGGATGGCCCGATGGTGGTGCTTTGCAACGGCAACACTTTCTCGAATGCGGAAATTTTCTGCCATGCGTTCAAGCGCTTGGGGAGGGGAACCCTTGTCGGGCAGCCCACCAACGGAGGTGTCATCTCCGCCGTGCCGGTCAGCATCCCGGATATGGGCGAGTTGCAAGTGCCTTTCCGCGGCTGGTTTGATTCCAAAAGCGGCCGCGACCTGGAGCTCAACGGCGCCGTCCCCGATGTCCTTGTGCCGCTTGGGCCCGACGACCAGGCGGCGGGTAGGGACACCCAGCTTTCCGCCGCGATCAGCGTCCTTTCAAAAGACATCGCCGGGCGGCCCGCTCCGGTGGATGCGAAGATCAAGCGCAGCGGGGAATGA
- the alr gene encoding alanine racemase, whose amino-acid sequence MAKGKPPSRRGASGNFQPHFLSSGLAEILRAASLTEVTEPELPVSPPRAWVEIQIPALLANLAFAREASGCAIMAVVKAGAYGHGLEEISRALADGGVEFLGVANIGEARRIREAGIATRIYLLGATWEQEREEIVARNITPCISTVEEGIAFDAIAARRGVTLPVHIAVDTGMGRGGFLPEGIAGKVAQLEELANLEIEGIASHLSSSDEDEEFTNRQIASFEETVRTLGGAQRFRWRHLSNSGGILGYPQGCCNLARPGLMLYGVSPLPALQEKLRNVMSLKSRVTLVRTVPAGHGISYGRSFVTTRPTSIATVGIGYGDGYPRHVSGKGACVFIRGERHPIAGRVTMDQIVVVLPDDSEVRNGDEAELFGPNIPAAEVAALADTIVWDIFTGITPRVQRIHLGAAPAK is encoded by the coding sequence ATGGCCAAAGGCAAGCCCCCATCACGGCGGGGAGCAAGCGGTAACTTCCAGCCGCATTTCCTCTCCAGCGGCCTTGCGGAGATCCTCCGCGCAGCTAGCCTCACGGAAGTGACCGAACCCGAGCTCCCCGTTTCCCCGCCCAGGGCATGGGTGGAAATCCAAATCCCCGCCCTGCTTGCCAATCTCGCCTTCGCGCGCGAGGCATCCGGCTGCGCGATCATGGCCGTCGTGAAAGCCGGGGCATACGGCCATGGCCTCGAGGAAATTTCCAGGGCGCTCGCGGACGGCGGGGTTGAGTTCCTAGGGGTGGCGAACATCGGTGAGGCGCGCAGGATACGCGAAGCCGGCATCGCCACCCGCATCTACCTGCTGGGCGCGACATGGGAGCAGGAGCGGGAGGAAATCGTGGCACGGAACATCACGCCCTGCATCTCCACCGTCGAGGAAGGCATCGCCTTCGATGCGATCGCAGCACGCCGGGGCGTGACCCTTCCGGTTCACATCGCGGTCGATACGGGAATGGGGCGCGGCGGTTTCCTGCCGGAGGGCATCGCCGGGAAAGTTGCGCAGCTCGAGGAACTGGCGAACCTGGAGATCGAGGGCATTGCGTCCCACCTGTCCTCCTCGGACGAGGACGAGGAATTCACCAACAGGCAGATCGCATCGTTTGAGGAAACGGTGCGCACGCTCGGCGGGGCGCAGCGCTTCCGCTGGCGGCATCTTTCCAACAGCGGCGGAATCCTCGGCTATCCCCAGGGCTGCTGCAACCTCGCACGCCCCGGCCTCATGCTCTACGGGGTATCCCCCTTGCCCGCCCTCCAGGAAAAGCTCCGCAATGTGATGTCCCTGAAATCCCGCGTCACCCTCGTCCGCACCGTCCCCGCAGGACATGGCATTTCCTACGGGCGCAGCTTCGTCACCACCCGTCCTACCAGTATCGCCACAGTCGGAATCGGGTATGGCGATGGATACCCGCGCCATGTATCGGGAAAAGGGGCATGCGTCTTCATCCGCGGCGAACGCCATCCCATTGCAGGGAGGGTCACGATGGATCAGATCGTCGTAGTCCTGCCGGATGACAGCGAAGTCCGCAACGGCGACGAAGCCGAACTCTTCGGGCCGAACATCCCCGCCGCCGAAGTGGCCGCGCTGGCGGACACCATCGTGTGGGACATCTTCACCGGAATCACACCCCGGGTCCAGCGCATCCATCTCGGCGCAGCCCCCGCAAAATGA
- a CDS encoding RNA-binding protein, whose amino-acid sequence MDIYVGNLPYTATEEDVTELFASYGPVDRVKIITDRETGRSKGFAFVTLGDQSQLNTAIEALDGKDYQGRALRVNASEPKEARPGGFRSGGGGGGGYGGERRGGGGGGYKGGGGGGGYGGDRRGGGGGGYKGGGGGGYKGGGRGNDDWG is encoded by the coding sequence ATGGACATCTACGTGGGCAACCTGCCCTACACCGCTACCGAGGAAGACGTTACCGAACTCTTCGCATCCTATGGCCCTGTTGACCGGGTCAAGATCATCACCGACCGCGAGACCGGCCGGTCAAAGGGCTTCGCTTTCGTCACCCTCGGTGATCAGAGCCAGCTGAACACGGCCATCGAGGCTCTCGACGGCAAGGACTACCAGGGACGCGCGCTGCGCGTGAACGCCTCCGAGCCGAAGGAAGCCCGTCCGGGCGGATTTCGCAGTGGCGGCGGAGGCGGCGGTGGCTACGGCGGTGAACGCCGCGGCGGCGGCGGCGGCGGCTACAAGGGCGGCGGCGGTGGCGGCGGCTACGGCGGAGATCGCCGTGGTGGCGGTGGCGGCGGCTACAAGGGCGGCGGCGGCGGTGGCTACAAGGGTGGCGGCCGTGGCAACGACGACTGGGGTTGA